The following is a genomic window from Kiritimatiellia bacterium.
GGCCCTGAATCCGCCGTTCAAGCGCGGCGCGGATGCCCTGCTGATCGTTCCCGCGCGGCCGGCCGTTTTGCAACTGGCCTTTGACTTTGTAAAGATGCGCGCGGTAACTCTGGTCTCATTCCGGGGCAAGCCCGGCTCTGACAACCCCCTGTTGCATGTCTGGACGGGCAGCGCCTGGCAATACGTCAGCCTTGATGATTTCCGCGCGTTGCGTTTTATCGCCCCTCCCCCGAAACCCGCGTTTATTTTCGGCGACGATCAAACCGTGCCGAAAATTCTCCTGCAGGACATGGGCTGGCCGTGCCGGGTTGAAAGACTGCCGACCCTGAACCCCGCCGATCTGATCAACGGGATGGACAAATATTTCCAGTTCAGCTCCCGCGAGTGGAAAAGGCTGGCCGATTCCTACGGCCTGCGCCTGGAAGACGTCAACGCGCCCAAACGTTCTTTCAATCCCTACGACGTTCCGCGCTCCAAACTGCCCCTGGAAACGCGCGAGTTCAAACAAGGCAGGGACGATCCTCCCCCGGCCGTCATGATTGAAAAATCCGGCGATCAAACCAAAAGCAAGGACAATAAGCCGACGGAAAAACCCTGGATCAAGTGATTGTGTCGGATTTTCCAGACGGTGCCTGGAAAATTCCTCCGTGGGCAAGATAGATGATGCCTCAAGCATATCCAGAAGATTTTTACCTTCGGTAATATTGAATTTCAGCCGCACCTTGATTTCGTCATTGAGAATCTTCTTCAAGAGTTCAATGCCAAGGTTCTTGTGCTTCATCTCCTTTACATCTTGCAGGAATTCTTCAGAGAGCAATGAAATATCCGGCTTCTTAATACCAGCCGCATCAAAAATATCCACAACTTCGGTTGATTCAACCGCCTGATTCACGATCTGCCGGATAGTGGATTCATAATTCTTTTTATCGCCGTTATCACCTTCGCCTTCAAATTTGAGCAACCGTGCCCGGACGGATTGGAAGAAGGCGATTTCATTGGTCAAAGCAAGTGCGTCTTCATGCGGAACGGCCAGCGCAAAAAGCTTTGAAAGCGCGGTTGACTCTTTGACAAACCGGTCTTTGCCTTGTTCTCTTGAAAGTATGAATTCCTCGGCCTGAAGGATGATAGAAAGGCGATCAGAAGTGCCGACACTGAAAAAGCGCATATAATCAAGTCGAGATTATATAATCCCATCGCCATCAATTAGAACAAGGCTCCATCATTCGTTATTGCTAGGATTGTTGATTGGAGAGACTTGTGTCTGTTTATTGGTTTCGGACCCCGACAATTCTCCCCGATACATATCCTCAATATTCTGACCTAACTGCTTTGAATCTACTATGATAGGAATACGTGGTAACGTTAGGCGTAGACTTTGAAATTTAGGAGATTTTGGAATTGACTTTTCTTCTTTGTCTTGTATAAAGTAAGAGGTAGTAACAAGAATCTCTGCCATATATTTACCATCCGGAGTCGGCTTAAGATTGTTTTCATTGGGCTTCACTAGGTCAATACGGACTTGGCTCGGAACAGGAATAAAACAAAAACAATTACTTCCAGGCAATATTATCTCGTGCTTATTCTTCAAAGGGGGATAAGGCCCCCATCTACCAGATGATACTGGTGATCTCAAAGGAGAGATGTCCAATCCATTTTCATTTATTAATTGGATATGAAATAAACTAGACATGCTGTCGCGTACAACAAGCACGAGGTTTTTATCCTGGCTAGGATTCATAACCTCAACACGAAAACCTACTGTTACTCCCGCACTGACATTTATGCATTCCGCGCGAACAACAGCATCTTTATTTTTCCCCGTCGTATTAGCTTCTGCACTGGCCCGCTGTGTTGAACCGGTTAATAATAGCGCAATAATTATAACAACATGTTTCATGTAGCGTTCATTGCGCCGTGGTATTGGTAGCCGAGACAGCCTCCGTTTTTCCTGAATCGCCAACTTTTAAATTTAGATTTGTCTCAGCGATATATTCAATTGGCTCAACGCTGACATCTGTTCTATTTGTGGAAACTTTAATGTTTACGTCTTTCAATAATTGAGCAATATTAATCTTTTTGCCGGATTTTTCATCCCATGCCTTGCCGTCATAAGGACGATATTTCTCCAATAATTCCATGGCCATCCTCTTCCGGTAACTATTGCTTGTTGTAAGCCCTTCGCGCAACACAGGATAAGCAAATAGCTTCCCTTTCTTTACGAGCCTTTTGCTCATACTTAATTTGGCTTCCAAGTTTGCCTGCGGGTCGTTAATTATCTTCTTTGCCATCTCAACACCCTTTTCTTCATCAAGATCAAGAAGCATCTCCGAGCATTTAACATGAATAAGCCAATCTGAATTATTATTATAGCATTTAATAATTTCGGGAACTAACGTCCTGTCCTTCTCCTTTTCCATTTCCAGCAGATTAAACGCCATGACTATTTCAGTTGATTTTAGTCCGTCTGCATTCTTGATCTTGAGACTATTGATTAGGTTTTCACGGGTCGGCTTTTTTCCTGAAACTTTGATGTAAAACTCTCTTTTCTCTTGTAATTCAGCTTGAAAAGCCATTTCTTTATTCGGAGCATCAGTCGCAAAAGCCATGTTAATTCCTCCGCTTATTAAGTTTATGGCTATAAAAACCAACGTGAACAATAATTGCGTTACTTTATTCATTTTATTTATTCCTTTATGGGATTATTGAATCAGCCAAACTTTGATAGCTTGCTTTTCCATCTCCGTACGCCCTAGTTTCTTTTTCGGGGTCATATTCATCATTTGCGTCTTTGGTAACCGGAATTAATTTATTATAAAATGACGACTTTCTTGTATTCAAAACATCATTCGGAACAAGGTTTGACAAAGTCACTTCATCTTCTTGCGCTTCTATCCAACTCTCCGCCTCATAAACTTTTGGCGTATAATAATTATTCAGCCAGTCACTGACATGGAATAATTCATGCTGTTGACTCAACGCTGACGCCCAATAACAATCCCTTGTCGGCCATCCAATATCATTAGGAGTCAAATCATCTTTTGCTTGAGTCTTCTTTTCATATTCCGTGCTGTTGGTGCTCATGCCCATTCCAAGAGGAAAAGGATTAGCCGCTGGGTTCGGAACATCCGCGCGGCCACCGTTATTTACACCCCATTTTATCTCATAATATACTTCGTCAAAAACAAATTTCCATTTTTTGCTCTCATAATAAATTAAGTACTTATCATCAGGATACCAGATTTCCGCCCTGTCAGTGAGACCAAAGGGAGTAGCAATAGAATCATTCCTTGTAACCGGAACATGGATATACACAGACGCAGGATTTGGTGCGCCATTGAAAACATAGACACGGCCATTAAACACAGTTTCAGAATTCGCACTGGCCGTGATTGCCTCTCCGGCTTCTATAAGAGATGCTTTTGAGAGAATCCGCTGGAGTTGATCGCTTCCTGCAGACCCTCCGTTCCATGAAACAAATCCGCTTGGCAACGTAACTCCAGAGGGAGTAACCTTAAGCTGAACTACAACATTTCCAGAACCTTTGCTCGTTGCATAGACTTTAACGCCACTAGACTCACCAATGAAGTCCGCTGACGATACTGAGTCAAACTCCACAATCCAAAGCGGTCTCTGCCCGCAACCCAATATGTTATGGGTGAACAAACAACCATCACAGGAGGACGGCGCATGAACTCGTTTACACAAAGATTCAGCAATAAAATCAAGGGCGTTATCAGCGGCTTCGACCGCAGCGTTTTCAAAGGCTGCCTCCGCCCCATCGCCTATGCCGACGGCGCCATGGCCTTCCTCCGCTGGCGCGGCGTCCTCAACAAAAACTACAAGCCCCGGATGATGGCCCAATCGAAATTGATCGTGGAACATGCCGACCGCTATGCGCGCAAAACCTGTGGACAAGGCGTTTCAATTAGGCCGCCAAAAGCGGCAACTGTATTTGAGCGGCGTAGGAGCCGCATCCCCATGCGGCGATTCCGGACGAACCGCATCCCCATGCGGCGATTCCAAACACCAGATGCATCGCCGAACAGGGGTTCGGCTCCTACCCCCGATTTTGCGCTCTTTTGCGGCAAGTTTGAAATTCTTATGCATGAACCTATTGCTTCCTCCAATGAACGCAAGGAAGCCATTGCCCATCAACGACAACGCGACTTGGGCATCAAACACGGTCTCATCGGCGTCTGGTACTGCGTCGAAGTCTGTTCCTCTTTCCGCGCCCACTATGACGCCCAGGCCGGTTTCCCTCAACTGCGGCATCTCTTTTCCCGCTGCAAACATCTTTACTTTTATTACGACCATCCCCTCTTCGGCTTTATGAGTGTCCGCCTCCAAACCTGGTTCCCCTGCGGCATTCAGATCGCATTCAACAACCGCTTCATGGATCAAATGGCTGCCGTTAAAGACACGCGACCCTTCCGCCAAATCCTTGATGCTCTCTTAAAACCACGCCTTGCGGGGCAGGAATGCGGATGCGCCGCCCGAAACGCTATACTCGTGTATGCGTGAGGGCGGGAAATCCGCAGATGCGCCGGAATCGCCGGAGATTTTCCGAACGAAATGCACCGCGCATATGCTTCATCCCACATCATCCTTACCCAGCATTATTTTCTTGCTTTTCATCACGGCTTTTGACATTTCAGGTGCTAATGGGTATATCAGCCGCCTATAAATAAAGGGGATTTTGGTCGGGGAATCAAGTGCCAAAAATAATTGAAAGGTTGCGGGATAATGTCAATTCGCATTACAGGCGGAATTTTCAGGGGACGTCTGCTTGATGTGCCCCCGCAAGGGGTGCGGCCCACGCAGGACCGCGTGCGCGCGGCCATATTCTCGTCCCTGCAAAACGTTATCCGGGGGGCAAAAGTGCTGGATCTTTTTGCCGGCACGGGCGCTTTCGGACTGGAAGCATTGAGCCGCGGCGCGGCTTTTGCGTGTTTTATTGAGAACGATCGTTTCGTTATGCCGTATTTAAGGAAAAATGTCCGCCGGCTGACAGGCGGAAAGGCGGATGAAAAGGACAAAGCCGCTGAAACAAACAGACTTCTCATAGTCCGGTCGGATGCCGTAAGTTTTCTGACGCGTGATCCGGTTCCTTGTATTGCCGATATTATCTTTGCCGATCCGCCTTATGACGCCGAAGGGGAATGGTCAAAAAAAATCTTGTTTCATCTTTCGCGGCGGTCTATTCTCTCGCCAGACGGACGTGTAATCATTGAATCCGGCGCAAAATCGCCTTTAATTGAGGCGCAAGGGTGGGATGTTTGCCGGGAAAAGCTGTACGGCGAAACACGGGTTTGCATTTATCGGATTCACGGTTCGCGCGTGCCGGCGCAGGATGTAAAATGAAAGACTTGGCCATTTATCCCGGAA
Proteins encoded in this region:
- the rsmD gene encoding 16S rRNA (guanine(966)-N(2))-methyltransferase RsmD is translated as MSIRITGGIFRGRLLDVPPQGVRPTQDRVRAAIFSSLQNVIRGAKVLDLFAGTGAFGLEALSRGAAFACFIENDRFVMPYLRKNVRRLTGGKADEKDKAAETNRLLIVRSDAVSFLTRDPVPCIADIIFADPPYDAEGEWSKKILFHLSRRSILSPDGRVIIESGAKSPLIEAQGWDVCREKLYGETRVCIYRIHGSRVPAQDVK
- a CDS encoding DUF3387 domain-containing protein gives rise to the protein MRFFSVGTSDRLSIILQAEEFILSREQGKDRFVKESTALSKLFALAVPHEDALALTNEIAFFQSVRARLLKFEGEGDNGDKKNYESTIRQIVNQAVESTEVVDIFDAAGIKKPDISLLSEEFLQDVKEMKHKNLGIELLKKILNDEIKVRLKFNITEGKNLLDMLEASSILPTEEFSRHRLENPTQSLDPGFFRRLIVLAFGLIAGFFNHDGRGRIVPALFELARFQGQFGARNVVGIERTFGRVDVFQAQAVGIGQPFPLAGAELEIFVHPVDQIGGVQGRQSFNPARPAHVLQENFRHGLIVAENKRGFRGRGDKTQRAEIIKADVLPGAARPDMQQGVVRAGLAPE